In Fusarium musae strain F31 chromosome 7, whole genome shotgun sequence, a single window of DNA contains:
- a CDS encoding hypothetical protein (EggNog:ENOG41), whose translation MAHFSIATRPPSTLSYLSPFSSPPMEASPLTRQPQPEVFTPKIIQLYDSLFKDDYDDEEKTDGFWTEFFLLRPDRAALRRILNELSPSHVLSLDVRTQELFARGIAALKGSHSLAQLHALDVSRIRPQCSSRIGPNNR comes from the exons ATGGCCCATTTCTCTATCGCAACTCGTCCTCCTTCAACATTATCGTACCTCTCACCCTTCAGCTCCCCTCCTATGGAAGCGTCACCTCTTACTCGCCAGCCTCAGCCCGAGGTCTTTACCCCCAAGATCATCCAGCTCTACGATTCTCTCTTCAAG GATGActacgacgatgaagagaagacagaTGGCTTCTGGACAGAGTTTTTCCTCCTCAGACCCGATCGCGCCGCCCTGAGACGTATCCTTAACGAGTTGAGCCCCAGCCATGTCTTGTCGCTCGATGTGCGGACGCAGGAGCTCTTTGCGAGGGGTATAGCTGCGCTCAAGGGCTCGCATAGCCTTGCGCAGCTGCACGCGCTGGACGTGAGTCGTATACGACCGCAATGCAGTTCGCGAATTGGTCCTAACAACCGATAG
- a CDS encoding hypothetical protein (EggNog:ENOG41) → MVLLAGLDQIDAVFTDFVSAVEAIIRNSKECKAHGSSIQGGRSAVGGNCWGVPDNTVDVLDPKRSLSRSHEGLLANYNKFEFQNPYQQRLNDFVNEAVIQKIVGAVGQACQIVRSRYITIQDDLPEGWTFSATLNMIGLGAIAPGPKPVKKPVYDVETAKALFTKLPEEEAAVLLATYDFTHANKLFCFNLVTQAAEPGAEQPIASYVSLTSYLLQHAYLSPRATYYAHLNLMVFRLLIEDPTICKRICSDESRVAVRLCRQRQPYLPLVKGERVLAISLLDTMIDGVNHNLRRRLDVSLYTLCFGIMLRIISYLSRTRTRLEYHWPEFFRSLLSIVRFLATYTADLKDLPHIDTLLDHVVNLIALSLSAGEAFLPSPADYDDLFYKVVESGEVLTKFKENYRLGNRNSNSIDTLINVSAHYNQMLSEGGANRRKPSLLTTQEVTEVIRQGYETLSIQAKEGLDSWERYREADERTLLKKMARAAVGDVRVMVER, encoded by the exons ATGGTTCTTCTTGCAGGACTCGATCAGATCGATGCCGTGTTCACCGACTTTGTCAGCGCTGTGGaggctataataaggaaTAGCAAAGAGTGTAAGGCTCA TGGAAGTTCGATACAAGGCGGTCGAAGTGCTGTTGGCGGTAACTGCTGGGGCGTACCAGACAACACTGTTGACGTACTTGATCCAAAGAGATCTCTTTCCCGCAGTCATGAAG GCCTCCTAGCAAACTACAACAAATTCGAGTTCCAGAACCCCTACCAGCAAAGATTAAACGACTTTGTCAACGAAGCCGTGATTCAAAAGATCGTGGGCGCAGTAGGACAAGCGTGTCAGATAGTTCGGTCTCGATACATCACGATCCAAGACGATCTTCCTGAAGGCTGGACCTTCAGCGCTACTCTTAACATGATCGGACTCGGCGCGATCGCTCCCGGGCCAAAACCTGTGAAGAAGCCTGTGTATGATGTTGAGACTGCCAAAGCTCTCTTCACCAAGCT acctgaggaagaagctgctgttcTCCTAGCTACTTACGACTTCACCCACGCCAATAAGCTCTTCTGCTTCAACCTAGTAACACAGGCAGCTGAACCAGGCGCTGAGCAACCCATCGCCAGCTATGTCTCTCTCACCTCCTATCTCCTCCAACACGCCTACCTCTCACCCCGCGCCACATACTACGcccatctcaacctcatgGTCTTCCGCCTCCTGATCGAAGATCCCACAATCTGCAAGCGTATCTGCAGCGATGAATCCCGCGTCGCAGTGCGTCTGTGTCGACAGCGACAGCCTTACCTCCCTCTCGTCAAAGGCGAGCGAGTCCTTGCCATTTCACTTCTAGACACTATGATTGACGGTGTGAATCAtaatcttcgtcgtcgtctcgATGTCAGTCTTTACACACTCTGCTTTGGCATCATGCTTCGTATTATCTCATATCTCTCTCGTACGCGCACTCGGCTGGAGTATCATTGGCCTGAGTTCTTCCGGTCTTTGCTGTCCATCGTTCGCTTCCTGGCTACATACACAGCCGATCTGAAGGATCTACCACATATCGATACTCTTCTCGACCACGTTGTTAACCTCATCGCCCTATCCCTCTCCGCTGGTGAAGCCTTCCTCCCCTCGCCAGCAGACTACGACGATCTGTTCTACAAAGTCGTCGAGTCCGGTGAGGTTCtcaccaagttcaaggagaaCTACCGCCTTGGTAACCGTAACAGCAACTCCATTGATACGCTTATTAACGTTAGTGCGCATTACAACCAGATGCTTTCAGAAGGTGGCGCGAATCGTCGTAAGCCTAGTCTTTTGACGACGCAGGAGGTCACGGAGGTTATTCGTCAGGGTTATGAGACGTTGAGTATTCAGGCGAAGGAGGGACTGGATTCATGGGAGAGGTACCGGGAGGCGGATGAGAGGACGTtgctcaagaagatggcgagagcAGCGGTTGGTGATGTGCGAGTTATGGTTGAGCGGTAG
- the INDA1_2 gene encoding Amino-acid permease inda1 (EggNog:ENOG41), with the protein MESKSSSDNPTNVSQEKGTTITEHPGDVQAGGGFAFQEESKWTRNGLTLESFQRRRDTGDHELDRRMKPRHLQMIAIGGSIGAGFFVGSGKALYTGGPGSVLIDFIIIGAMIFNVVFALGELAVMYPVSGGFYIYSSRFIDPSWGFAMGWNYVAQWATVLPLELTICAVCIEYWNDELSPGIFIAIFLVAIILINIFGGIGYAEEEFWSSCLKLGATVAFMIISLVLVCGGGPSHGRYNEYWGTRYWREDPGAFKNGFKGFCSVFVTAAFSFAGTELVGLAAAESENPTKALPGAIKQVFWRITLFFVLGLFFIGLLIKSTDDRLNISGYSNAKASPFVLVGEYSGLTGLADFMNVIILVSVLSLGVSCVYGGSRTLTAMAQNGYAPKVFTYIDRGGRPLVSVAVHILMGFIAFVNLDPKGGQIFDWLLALSGLSTLFTWGSICLAHIRFRKAWARQGHTLDEIPFRAAFGVVGSWISLGLICLVLIAQFYVAITAPPGESGMGTVEGFFISYLALPVVLAFWAIGYLWKREGWLSIDKIDVDTGRREHNWDEINAYRAKVATWPAWRRFLNKIM; encoded by the exons ATGGAATCAAAGAGTTCCAGCGACAACCCGACCAATGTGTCCCAGGAGAAGGGCACTACCATCACCGAGCACCCTGGCGATGTCCAGGCCGGTGGTGGCTTCGCCTTCCAGGAGGAAAGCAAGTGGACCCGAAATGGTCTCACTCTCGAGTCCTTCCAGCGCCGAAGGGACACCGGTGACCATGAGCTTGATCGTCGTATGAagcctcgccatcttcagatGATTGCCATCGGTGGTTCTATCGGTGCTGGTTTCTTCGTCGGCTCAGGAAAGGCCCTTTACACTGGC GGTCCTGGTTCTGTTCtcatcgacttcatcatTATCGGTGCTATGATCTTCAACGTTG TCTTCGCTCTCGGTGAACTTGCCGTCATGTATCCCGTGTCTGGTGGTTTCTATATCTACTCGTCTCGCTTTATCGATCCTTCTTGGGGTTTCGCCATGGGTTGGAACTATGTCGCACAATGGGCTACCGTTTTACCACTCGAACTGACAATCTGTGCTGTCTGTATTGAATATTGGAATGATGAGCTCTCGCCCGGAATCTTCATTGCAATCTTCCTTGTTgccatcattctcatcaacatctttggCGGTATCGGATACGCTGAGGAAGAGTTTTGGTCATCTTGCCTCAAGCTCGGAGCTACTGTGGCTTTCATGATCATCTCTCTCGTCCTTGTCTGCGGTGGCGGTCCTTCCCACGGTCGATACAACGAGTACTGGGGCACACGCTACTGGAGAGAGGACCCCGGTGCTTTCAAGAACGGTTTCAAGGGATTCTGCTCTGTCTTCGTCACTGCTGCCTTCTCTTTTGCCGGTACTGAGCTTGttggtcttgctgctgctgagtctGAGAACCCTACCAAGGCTCTCCCTGGCGCCATCAAGCAGGTTTTCTGGCGTATCACCCTGTTCTTCGTTCTtggtctcttcttcatcggccTTCTTATCAAGTCCACTGATGACCGACTTAACATTTCCGGCTACTCCAACGCCAAGGCCTCGCCTTTCGTGCTTGTTGGCGAGTACTCCGGCCTTACTGGTCTCGCTGACTTCATGAATGTCATTATCCTGGTCTCTGTTCTTTCTCTTGGTGTGTCTTGTGTTTACGGTGGCTCCCGTACCCTGACTGCCATGGCTCAGAACGGATATGCTCCCAAGGTGTTCACCTACATCGACCGTGGTGGCCGCCCCCTTGTTTCCGTCGCTGTCCACATTCTCATGGGTTTCATCGCTttcgtcaaccttgatccCAAGGGTGGACAGATCTTTGACTGGCTCCTGGCTCTTTCTGGTCTCTCGACCCTGTTCACCTGGGGTTCTATCTGCCTTGCCCACATTCGCTTCCGCAAGGCTTGGGCTCGACAAGGCCACACTCTGGATGAGATTCCTTTCAGGGCCGCTTTTGGTGTTGTCGGCTCCTGGATCAGTCTCGGCCTCATCTGTCTCGTCCTTATTGCCCAG TTCTATGTTGCTATCACTGCTCCTCCTGGTGAATCTGGTATGGGAACTGTCGAGGGATTCTTCATCTCGTACCTCGCTTTGCCTGTTGTCCTTGCCTTCTGGGCTATTGGCTATCTCTGGAAGCGTGAGGGTTGGCTGTCAATCGACAAGATCGATGTCGACACTGGCCGACGTGAGCACAACTGGGACGAGATCAACGCTTACCGTGCCAAGGTTGCCACTTGGCCCGCTTGGCGACGCttcctcaacaagatcatgTAA